A region of Pasteurellaceae bacterium Orientalotternb1 DNA encodes the following proteins:
- a CDS encoding 4-hydroxybenzoate synthetase, producing the protein MQLNGYREILARVEQYKMNEPLPEAVSNWLWHTDSLTQKLQQACTELTVEITQQGWQAVSSEQKFANFLPNLTACQLTWLREVVLKADGVPVIFAQTVLPQETIDAVAQDVLDLGDQPIGLWLFPQHPQRISLEWMQDDTTGLYARRSVLSLKGYPLAIYELFLPEFPFAPKAQKA; encoded by the coding sequence ATTCAGCTCAACGGATATCGAGAGATATTGGCTCGAGTCGAACAATATAAGATGAACGAACCTTTACCCGAAGCCGTAAGTAACTGGCTATGGCATACCGATTCGCTCACCCAAAAACTACAGCAAGCCTGCACTGAATTGACCGTTGAAATCACCCAACAGGGTTGGCAAGCGGTCAGTTCCGAGCAAAAATTTGCAAATTTTTTGCCGAATCTGACCGCTTGTCAGCTGACTTGGCTGCGAGAAGTGGTGCTGAAAGCTGATGGTGTTCCTGTCATTTTCGCCCAAACAGTGCTGCCGCAAGAGACAATCGATGCAGTGGCTCAAGATGTGTTGGACTTAGGCGATCAGCCGATTGGCTTATGGCTGTTCCCTCAACATCCTCAACGGATCAGCCTAGAATGGATGCAAGATGACACCACAGGGCTTTACGCACGCCGTTCAGTGTTATCGTTAAAAGGCTACCCGTTGGCAATTTATGAACTATTTTTGCCTGAATTTCCGTTTGCACCTAAAGCACAAAAGGCGTAG